A window from Drosophila willistoni isolate 14030-0811.24 chromosome XR unlocalized genomic scaffold, UCI_dwil_1.1 Seg143, whole genome shotgun sequence encodes these proteins:
- the LOC6645372 gene encoding uncharacterized protein LOC6645372, whose amino-acid sequence MTRRKDKPRLIPEQDKRICRAICLCQLTMVLSCVSIVYLSVSIYSPSLKAFKSGFELDPVMCQTVDRQMPNNCPWASCGEWCLTRTSGFCPQIHSIVRRNGTDIQLNNCTRVTNTSCAMIDMNRLNKFNCNNGTACNNIRGVFNCSNGHCKNMSEFFLCHHKADGPTINSAKDNTKLNGFFECHGIHCTKIKKPFNCDRYCSKITTANINTLIMHEDNVIAADCENAVAFNQARGSEHGVRIEPTEFWKEDDGNLLTNCATVTRESDNRILATDCLNGTLLEHDILPAPFMNFTQFWAIYDNSTHSVDPEQKFLPNQANLTIYNWKKLFINLEGCVNTLRGECKDFVARYGNDGDNNTAQSRYQCYYNKDSNVEFVVARYDLDKVYREFVVSLIVPIVLFVISSISLCIITKSVKVGDDAKMRCICAGDDSDSDVFGGHNNAGKETEHNIYDTDDDVANLENQIVDEPPHQQQLSPQPIDNHEMIGSTKSLIPLSPNGDSSFSEQIFNDNDNHNNADNDNDNDDDDDDEKASKCDVPEKPLVII is encoded by the exons atgaCACGACGCAAGGACAAACCGCGCCTCATACCAGAGCAGGATAAACGCATCTGTCGGGCAATTTGCCTATGTCAACTTACCATGGTATTGTCATGTGTTTCCATTGTCTATCTAAGTGTATCAATTTATTCGCCATCACTCAA AGCCTTCAAGTCGGGCTTTGAACTAGATCCTGTCATGTGCCAGACTGTGGATCGTCAAATGCCCAACAATTGCCCATGGGCCTCATGCGGTGAATGGTGTCTAACACGTACTAGCGGCTTCTGTCCACAAATCCATTCCATAGTCCGTCGCAATGGCACAGATATACAATTGAATAATTGCACAAGGGTAACCAATACCTCATGCGCCATG ATTGACATGAATCGTTTgaacaaattcaattgcaaTAATGGCACCGCTTGCAATAATATACGCGGAGTATTCAATTGTTCCAATG GTCATTGCAAGAATATGTCCGAGTTCTTTTTATGCCATCATAAGGCAGATGGCCCAACGATAAACTCAGCCAAGGATAATACCAAATTGAATGGTTTCTTTGAGTGTCATGGCATTCATTGCACTAAAATAAAGAAACCATTCAATTGTGATCGTTATTGCTCCAAGATAACGACAGCCAACATAAATACTTTGATTATGCAT GAGGACAATGTTATTGCAGCGGATTGCGAGAATGCTGTGGCATTCAATCAGGCACGTGGTTCTGAGCACGGTGTTCGCATTGAGCCCACCGAATTTTGGAAAGAGGACGACGGCAATCTGTTGACCAATTGTGCCACAGTGACACGTGAATCGGACAACCGTATACT CGCCACCGATTGCCTGAATGGAACTTTATTGGAACATGATATACTACCAGCTCcatttatgaattttacacAATTTTGGGCCATCTATGATAATAGCACACATTCTGTTGATCcggaacaaaaatttttaccCAATCAAGCAAATCTAACCATATACAATTGGAAGAAATTGTTTATCAATTTGGAAGGTTGCGTTAATACCCTACGCGGCGAGTGCAAAGATTTTGTTGCTCGCTATGGCAACGATGGCGACAACAACACTGCCCAGTCACGCTATCAATGCTACTATAACAAG GACTCGAATGTGGAATTTGTGGTTGCACGTTACGATTTGGACAAGGTCTATAGGGAATTTGTTGTGTCATTAATAGTGCCCATTGTATTATTTGTGATATCATCCATATCGTTATGCATTATAACCAAATCGGTTAAG GTGGGCGACGATGCCAAAATGCGTTGCATTTGTGCCGGAGATGATTCCGATAGTGATGTCTTTGGTGGACACAATAATGCTGGCAAAGAAACCGAACATAATATCTATGACACCGATGATGATGTGGCCAATTTAGAGAATCAGATTGTGGATGAACCAccacaccaacaacaactatcACCGCAACCAATTGATAATCATGAAATGATTGGTAGTACCAAATCTTTAATACCATTAAGTCCCAATGGGGATTCAAGCTTCAGTGAGCAAATTTTCAACGACAATGATAATCATAATAATGCTGACAATGATaatgacaatgatgatgatgatgatgatgagaaggCATCCAAGTGCGATGTACCAGAGAAACCATTAGTCATTATCTAG
- the LOC6645370 gene encoding ero1-like protein — translation MVEYGGQLNRWLPRLMILLILLYWTARTSGYFAALDDAETNKNCFCELEGSINDCSCDVDTVDHFNNMKIYPRLQSLLVKNFFRFYKVNLRQDCPFWHDDSRCSIRFCQVENCEEKAIPQGIKDKGEHKEKSASFKYTREAQETGDGAVGCSGVEDFESALGFLDTSISDQAHKEFELWAKHDEAEEDFCILDDHEEGSQYVDLLLNPERYTGYRGDSAHRIWKSIYLENCFGGNNATANKFSNYVPHLDLRDVCLEQRAFYRIISGLHSSINIHLCSKYLLSESKDFLDPQGVWGPNVKEFKRRFSPETTSGEGPHWLRNLYFIYLVELRALAKAAPYLRREEYYTGIAEEDDEVKLAINDMLSVIESFQSHFDENALFSSGIASIKFKHDYKEKFRNISRIMSCVGCDKCKLWGKLQTQGLGTALKILYSEKLNLATESGIWDKPHIEADPIFRLSRSEIVALFNAFGRLSNSIYEMENFRRVLR, via the exons aTGGTAGAATACGGAGGGCAGCTAAATCGCTGGCTACCACGCCTGATGATTCTGCTGATCCTTCTTTATTGGACAGCTCGAACTAGTGGCTATTTTGCCGCCCTCGACGACGCCGAAACGAACAAAAATTGCTTCTGTGAG TTGGAAGGCTCCATTAACGATTGCAGCTGCGATGTGGACACTGTTGATCATTTTAACAATATGAAAATCTATCCACGCCTGCAAAGTCTATTGGTTAAGAATTTCTTTCGGTTCTACAAGGTGAATTTGAGACAGGATTGCCCATTTTGGCACGACGACAGTCGCTGCTCCATACGGTTCTGTCAGGTGGAAAATTGCGAGGAGAAGGCCATTCCACAGGGTATTAAAGACAAGGGCGAGCATAAAGAGAAATCTGCATCATTCAAG TATACTCGCGAGGCACAGGAGACTGGAGATGGTGCAGTTGGTTGCTCTGGCGTGGAGGACTTTGAAAGTGCTCTAGGATTTCTGGATACCAGCATTAGTGATCAAGCGCACAAGGAATTCGAGCTGTGGGCCAAACATGATGAGGCTGAGGAAGATTTTTGCATTCTCGATGATCATGAGGAGGGATCACAGTATGTGGATTTATTATTGAATCCGGAACGTTATACTGGCTATCGTGGAGATTCAGCTCATCGCATTTGGAAGAGCATCTATCTGGAGAATTGTTTTGGCGGCAATAATGCCACAGCGAATAAATTCTCAAATTATGTGCCGCATTTGGATTTACGTGACGTTTGCCTGGAGCAACGTGCCTTCTATCGCATTATATCTGGCCTTCATTCGAGTATCAATATACATTTATGCTCAAAATACTTGCTATCCGAATCGAAAGATTTCCTCGATCCTCAAGGCGTTTGGGGTCCAAATGTCAAGGAGTTTAAACGTCGTTTTAGTCCAGAAACCACAAGTGGCGAGGGACCACATTGGCTGCGTAActtatatttcatatatttggTTGAATTACGTGCCCTGGCCAAAGCGGCGCCGTATTTGCGGCGCGAGGAATACTACACAGGCATTGCCGAGGAGGATGACGAGGTCAAATTGGCTATCAATGATATGCTAAGTGTAATAGA ATCCTTTCAGTCACACTTTGATGAGAATGCTCTATTTAGTAGTGGAATTGcttcaattaaattcaaacaTGACTACAAGGAAAAGTTTCGCAATATATCGAGAATAATGAGTTGTGTGGGATGCGATAAATGTAAATTGTGGGGTAAATTGCAGACGCAAGGCTTGGGTACAGCATTGAAAATACTGTATTCAGAGAAATTGAATTTGGCAACAGAGAGCGGTATTTGGGATAAACCGCATATTGAAGCGGATCCCATATTTAGGCTATCACGTAGTGAAATAGTAGCTCTATTTAATGCCTTTGGCAG ATTGTCAAATAGTATATACGAAATGGAAAATTTCCGTCGTGTACTGAGGTAA
- the LOC6645369 gene encoding trypsin-1, with product MKFYTATLIIVLCCLYLAGSTVSALTTFGYNGPKLGYFYPKPARLPPLPIVNGSTGSSSSTTTNSDGPPPGVQSDFIDDLIEGHKQQILSNVLGVSAASAPLGNETPLDSTIVASSPPLEGVGDAKAFRVNRCASCTCGVPNVNRIVGGTQVRTNKYPWIAQIIRGTFLFCGGTLINDRYVLTAAHCVHGMDMNGVSVRLLQLDRSSTHLGITRAVAFANAHAGYNPVTLVHDIALLRLAQPVALVDVMRPICLPSNFLQNFDFQKAIVAGWGLSQEGGSTSSVLQETTVPIITNAQCRATSYRSMIVDTMLCAGYVRTGGRDACQGDSGGPLIVRDQRIFRQAGVVSFGYGCAKPDAPGVYTRTSRYLDWIAANTRDSCYCEN from the exons ATGAAATTCTATACGGCAACATTGATTATTGTACTATGTTGCCTTTACTTGGCCGGTTCGACGGTTTCAGCTTTGACCACCTTTGGTTATAATGGACCAAAACTTGGTTATTTCTATCCAAAACCCGCACGTTTACCTCCATTGCCAATAGTCAATGGAAGCACCGGCTCCAGCTCCAGCACCACTACCAATTCTGACGGTCCACCGCCTGGAGTGCAATCGGATTTCATTGATGATCTGATTGAGGGACATAAGCAGCAAATCTTATCGAATGTCTTGGGCGTTTCAGCTGCTTCAGCTCCGCTTGGCAATGAGACTCCATTGGACTCCACGATAGTTGCTTCATCGCCGCCTCTAGAGGGCGTTGGAGATGCTAAGGCGTTTCGCGTTAATCGCTGTGCCAGTTGCA CCTGCGGGGTGCCAAATGTAAATCGTATTGTGGGCGGCACTCAGGTGCGTACAAATAAATATCCATGGATAGCTCAAATTATCAGGGGAACATTCCTGTTTTGTGGTGGCACTTTGATCAATGATCGTTATGTTTTAACGGCTGCACATTGTGTCCATGGCATGGATATGAATGGAGTCTCAGTGCGTCTGCTGCAACTCGATAGAAGTTCAACACATTTGGGAATCACACGTGCTGTGGCATTTGCTAATGCTCATGCTGGTTATAATCCAGTTACATTGGTCCACGATATAGCCCTATTGAGGTTGGCTCAGCCAGTTGCCTTGGTGGATGTAATGCGTCCAATATGTTTGCCCAGCAATTTTCTACAGAATTTCGATTTCCAAAAGGCCATTGTGGCCGGCTGGGGTCTAAGTCAGGAGGGTGGCTCAACCTCAAGTGTACTCCAAGAGACCACAGTGCCGATAATAACGAATGCCCAATGTCGTGCCACATCATATAGAAGCATGATTGTGGATACTATGCTATGTGCTGGTTATGTACGAACTGGTGGACGTGATGCTTGTCAG GGTGATAGTGGAGGTCCTTTAATTGTACGCGATCAGAGGATATTCCGTCAAGCTGGTGTTGTTTCCTTTGGTTATGGTTGTGCCAAACCCGATGCTCCAGGCGTTTATACTCGCACTAGTCGCTATTTGGACTGGATAGCGGCAAATACACGAGACTCATGCTATTGTGAGAATTAA
- the LOC6645371 gene encoding cilia- and flagella-associated protein 298 gives MVILQVKRGDESLFLYETSVADKTDGVIRDLVAIYNGRLKVQRVCMEMEELAEHGTMLPSEMIGLNDDQIEELKLVDIWADKCIPSGGFQFNKDPMTRRNGQQPKEHMQKVLENAMNDAKAMIDKKNVGLKKLMTLKIIEEALNILRGAVMIVYPMQLPPHDSIRMEFTNTEDLTGTQASKEVLEPSKAQLWFAGRQILNGKTLSEYLGTNDKTKVVVKLNQLGEGPPGREAVISEQLRQQMMADAYRRQEELKTLKIKSLRLKE, from the exons ATGGTAATTTTGCAAGTAAAACGTGGCGATGAATCGCTATTTTTGTATGAGACAAGCGTGGCCGATAAGACAGATGGGGTTATCCGTGATCTGGTGGCCATATACAATGGACGTCTCAAGGTGCAGCGTGTCTGCATGGAAATGGAAGAGTTGGCCGAACATGGGACTATGTTGCCAAGCGAAATGATTGGCCTGAACGATGATCAAATTGAGGAATTGAAATTGGTTGATATATGGGCAGATAAATGCATACCATCAGGTGGCTTTCAATTCAATAAAGATCCAATGACACGACGCAATGGTCAACAGCCCAAAGAGCATATGCAAAAGGTCTTAGAGAATGCCATGAACGATGCCAAGGCCATGATAGATAAG AAAAACGTCGGCCTTAAAAAACTCAtgactttaaaaataattgaagAGGCCTTAAACATTTTACGTGGCGCTGTTATGATTGTCTATCCAATGCAATTGCCACCACATGATAGCATACGCATGGAATTCACCAATACGGAGGACTTAACCGGCACTCAGGCCTCCAAGGAGGTATTGGAGCCATCCAAGGCACAATTATGGTTCGCTGGTCGTCAGATTTTGAATGGCAAAACACTTTCCGAATACTTGGGCACCAATGATAAGACCAAG GTGGTGGTTAAACTAAATCAATTGGGTGAAGGTCCACCGGGTCGTGAGGCAGTTATATCCGAACAATTGCGTCAACAAATGATGGCCGATGCCTATCGTCGCCAGGAGGAGCTAAAG ACTCTTAAAATCAAATCCTTGCGACTTAAAGAATGA